In the Candidatus Electrothrix sp. GW3-4 genome, one interval contains:
- a CDS encoding tetratricopeptide repeat protein: protein MCTLQNKTFICPRCCAEIRNADCEGCTHYAQAEQYSLEKLKKSQYKSFIAKIDPAIDDEVDKALAYVEQGEFAQGETLLNKLIQEHPDLYIVQYGMGTLQAMKGNYRESIVYFDKCLEIFPYFVAAWYNRGNAYRELLKISEIIKSYQKVVEFGDPQEEFVQRAKEFLKDMAASVFKETGLSLEKYVESNDTFNNAFALLQNREYEKAIVGFNKVLSLNKNAAQTYGNLGLCHAFLGQRAKALAFFDQALEIDPTYAPAMTNRAVVAELKEGEKMPDDHVKTVEYYNKDIAEGNGG from the coding sequence TTGTGTACACTCCAAAATAAAACCTTTATCTGCCCACGCTGTTGTGCTGAGATTCGCAACGCCGATTGTGAGGGCTGTACCCATTATGCCCAGGCAGAGCAATACTCACTGGAAAAGCTGAAAAAATCTCAATACAAGAGCTTTATAGCAAAGATTGATCCGGCGATTGACGACGAGGTCGATAAGGCATTAGCCTATGTGGAACAGGGAGAGTTTGCTCAAGGGGAAACTCTACTGAACAAACTCATCCAAGAGCATCCTGACCTGTATATTGTCCAATACGGCATGGGAACCCTTCAGGCCATGAAGGGGAACTATAGGGAATCCATTGTTTATTTTGATAAATGTCTTGAGATATTTCCCTATTTTGTCGCGGCCTGGTACAATCGAGGCAATGCGTATAGGGAACTCCTGAAGATCAGCGAAATAATCAAATCGTATCAAAAGGTTGTTGAATTCGGTGATCCACAAGAAGAGTTTGTCCAAAGGGCAAAGGAGTTTCTGAAAGATATGGCTGCAAGTGTTTTCAAGGAAACTGGTTTGTCTTTGGAAAAATACGTTGAATCCAATGATACCTTTAATAATGCCTTTGCACTCCTGCAAAATCGTGAGTATGAAAAGGCAATTGTCGGATTCAACAAGGTGTTGAGTCTCAACAAAAACGCCGCGCAAACCTATGGGAACCTCGGCTTATGTCATGCCTTTTTAGGGCAGAGAGCAAAGGCCTTGGCCTTTTTTGATCAGGCGTTGGAGATTGACCCGACCTATGCACCTGCCATGACAAACAGGGCTGTTGTCGCAGAATTGAAGGAAGGGGAGAAGATGCCGGATGATCACGTCAAAACTGTAGAGTACTATAATAAAGACATTGCCGAAGGCAATGGAGGGTAA
- a CDS encoding radical SAM protein has product MPDSASLLVSELFYSLQGESTWAGLPCVFVRLCVCNLRCSYCDSRYTWEEEGRVMGIEQVEDWLADFPGVMVEITGGEPLLQEAVYPLLEQLVADERKVLLETGGSLSIERVPTAVSVIMDLKTPDSGMTEQNYWPNLALLEQRQQAGSRDEVKFVLCSPEDVAWALDIVRQYTLTEQVPVLFSPVIERLSPALLAELVLQEQLPIRLQLQLHSQLWPDARRGV; this is encoded by the coding sequence GTGCCTGATTCCGCTTCATTGCTCGTTTCCGAGCTCTTTTACTCTCTTCAGGGGGAGTCCACCTGGGCAGGGCTTCCTTGCGTCTTTGTTCGGCTCTGCGTCTGTAATCTGCGCTGCTCCTATTGTGATTCTCGCTATACCTGGGAAGAAGAGGGCAGGGTCATGGGCATTGAACAGGTAGAGGATTGGCTCGCAGATTTTCCCGGAGTCATGGTGGAGATCACTGGTGGTGAACCCTTGCTGCAGGAGGCGGTGTATCCTCTCCTGGAACAGCTCGTAGCCGATGAGCGTAAGGTCCTGCTGGAAACCGGGGGCAGTCTGAGTATTGAGCGGGTTCCGACAGCGGTCAGCGTTATCATGGACCTGAAAACGCCTGACTCTGGAATGACAGAGCAGAATTACTGGCCCAATCTTGCCTTACTGGAGCAACGGCAACAGGCTGGGAGTCGTGATGAGGTCAAGTTTGTCCTTTGCTCACCTGAGGATGTGGCCTGGGCCCTGGATATTGTGCGACAATATACGCTGACCGAACAGGTACCGGTCCTTTTTTCTCCGGTCATTGAGCGCTTATCTCCGGCCCTGCTTGCTGAGCTAGTCCTGCAGGAGCAGCTGCCGATCAGGTTGCAGCTCCAGCTCCATAGCCAGCTTTGGCCCGATGCCCGGCGAGGGGTCTGA
- the tviB gene encoding Vi polysaccharide biosynthesis UDP-N-acetylglucosamine C-6 dehydrogenase TviB has translation MPDIHSTKLAIIGLGYVGLPLAVEFSKKLPCVGFDLKEERIAQLRQGIDLTREVPSEELVSAKQLQFTARIEDLRTCTVFIIAVPTPIDDAKRPDLRPLEGASRTVAQVLKAGDVVIYESTVYPGATEEVCVPILEQESGLVYNQDFFAGYSPERINPGDHEHRLPSIVKVTSGSTPKIAEFVDALYQTIITAGTFKATSIRVAEAAKVIENTQRDVNIALVNELALIFNRLGINTLEVLEAAGTKWNFLPFRPGLVGGHCIGVDPYYLTHKAQQVGYHPEMILAGRRLNDDMGRYIASEVVKLMLMQRIPVADARILILGLTFKENCPDLRNTRVTDIIDELSSYGAEVEVYDPWVDPEEAHRYYGVIMTETLPWNSYDAVVLAVAHQEFVQLDQKDLERLTRPSFVVYDVKNVLAKGLADGSL, from the coding sequence ATGCCTGATATCCATTCCACCAAATTAGCTATTATCGGTCTCGGTTATGTTGGTCTGCCGCTGGCTGTGGAATTCAGTAAGAAGCTGCCCTGTGTCGGTTTTGACCTGAAGGAAGAGCGGATTGCCCAGTTACGGCAGGGGATTGACCTCACCCGCGAGGTGCCTTCCGAGGAGCTGGTCAGCGCCAAACAACTCCAGTTCACAGCCCGTATTGAGGACCTGCGGACCTGTACGGTCTTTATCATTGCTGTGCCCACCCCTATTGATGATGCTAAGCGGCCTGATCTTCGTCCTTTAGAAGGGGCCTCCCGCACCGTGGCCCAGGTCCTGAAAGCGGGCGATGTGGTGATCTATGAGTCAACGGTCTATCCCGGTGCCACTGAGGAGGTCTGTGTCCCGATCCTGGAGCAGGAATCCGGGTTGGTCTATAATCAGGACTTCTTTGCTGGCTACAGCCCGGAACGGATCAATCCAGGTGACCATGAACATCGCCTGCCGAGCATTGTCAAGGTGACCTCCGGCTCCACCCCTAAGATTGCCGAGTTCGTGGATGCGCTCTACCAGACCATTATCACGGCGGGCACCTTTAAGGCCACCAGTATCCGGGTGGCTGAGGCAGCCAAGGTCATTGAGAACACCCAGCGGGATGTCAATATTGCCCTGGTCAATGAACTGGCCCTGATCTTCAACCGGCTGGGGATTAATACCCTGGAGGTCCTGGAGGCAGCAGGCACCAAGTGGAACTTCCTCCCCTTTCGCCCTGGCCTGGTGGGCGGCCATTGCATCGGGGTGGATCCCTATTATCTGACCCATAAGGCCCAGCAGGTGGGCTATCATCCCGAGATGATCCTGGCCGGGCGACGGCTGAATGATGACATGGGCCGCTATATCGCCTCAGAGGTGGTCAAGTTGATGCTCATGCAACGGATCCCAGTGGCGGACGCCCGGATCCTCATCCTTGGCCTGACCTTTAAGGAAAACTGCCCGGACCTGCGCAATACCCGGGTAACGGATATTATTGATGAGCTCAGTTCGTACGGGGCCGAGGTGGAGGTCTATGATCCCTGGGTCGACCCGGAGGAGGCCCATCGCTATTACGGGGTCATCATGACCGAGACCCTGCCCTGGAATAGCTATGACGCCGTGGTGCTGGCCGTTGCCCACCAGGAGTTCGTGCAATTGGATCAGAAGGACCTGGAGCGGCTCACTCGTCCGAGCTTTGTGGTCTATGATGTCAAGAATGTGCTGGCCAAGGGCCTGGCAGACGGGTCCTTATAA
- a CDS encoding class I SAM-dependent methyltransferase has protein sequence MTTVRVDYTAHDAIYQKNKETGRPGWDTATGTAQTLLKWQEILQSRYIPDKGRVLELGCGAGDLSLWLTTKGYEVSGVDISPTAIDWAREKAQAGNALVDFHLGNVINLSTYQESAFDLVLDSHCLHCIIGDHRALFLRSAYRVLRPAGCCIIKTMCGRPAKGWSPGHFDPQTRCLIRKDGLATRYLGLSKDIMQEVVDAGFQLKEWKIRPASCEEDQGELLVYAIR, from the coding sequence GTGACAACAGTACGAGTTGATTATACTGCACATGATGCGATCTATCAAAAAAACAAGGAGACAGGACGCCCAGGTTGGGATACGGCGACAGGAACAGCACAGACGCTCCTCAAGTGGCAAGAGATACTTCAAAGCAGATATATACCTGATAAGGGCAGAGTTCTGGAGCTCGGCTGCGGTGCTGGTGACCTCAGCCTCTGGCTCACCACAAAGGGCTACGAGGTCTCCGGGGTAGATATTTCACCAACCGCCATCGACTGGGCACGTGAAAAAGCACAAGCAGGCAATGCACTGGTAGATTTTCATCTCGGCAACGTTATCAATCTCTCCACATACCAGGAGAGTGCCTTTGACCTTGTTCTGGATAGCCACTGCCTGCACTGTATCATCGGGGACCACCGCGCCCTGTTCCTCAGATCTGCCTACCGAGTTCTCCGCCCTGCCGGTTGTTGTATCATCAAAACAATGTGCGGCAGACCCGCCAAGGGGTGGTCACCCGGGCATTTTGATCCACAGACCCGTTGTCTGATTCGAAAGGACGGCCTGGCAACCCGTTATCTTGGCCTGTCCAAGGACATTATGCAGGAGGTGGTGGACGCAGGTTTTCAGCTCAAAGAGTGGAAGATACGGCCAGCAAGCTGCGAGGAAGATCAAGGCGAACTGCTCGTGTACGCAATAAGGTAA
- a CDS encoding MFS transporter produces the protein MKPNPESQDRRSLLLRDRNLHIIFSVTLMAVMGVASLTPAFPKIIKELNISPRDIGLLITVFTVPGVFLTPILGVLADRFGRKRVLAPSLFLFALAGGACALTKDFPLLLLLRFLQGIGAAALPAINVALIGDLYTGRERDAAMGYNTSVLSLGVASYPALGGLLAAAGWQYPFYLSLFALPVGFFVLLFLKNPEPKSNRPLKGYLGNIWQAVRQPDVALLFLATLITFIILYGSYLTYFPLLLSQTFKASTPLIGLIMSGMACTMAFTSSQMGRLAKHYSKKQLLTTAYIFYSVALFLLPLVPNLPLLFFPLVLFGMGQGLNIPTVQTMLAGLAPLEYRASFMAVNSMILRMGQTLGPLLMGIFFMLWGTDGAFYAGASCALVMLTVFVLVLKDPVR, from the coding sequence ATGAAACCAAACCCAGAATCGCAGGATCGTCGCAGTCTTTTGCTGCGCGACCGCAACCTGCACATCATCTTCTCCGTCACCCTGATGGCGGTCATGGGAGTAGCCAGTCTCACTCCGGCCTTTCCCAAGATCATCAAGGAGCTGAACATCTCTCCCCGAGACATCGGGTTGCTGATCACCGTGTTCACGGTACCGGGCGTCTTCCTTACCCCGATCCTCGGTGTACTTGCTGACCGCTTCGGCAGAAAGCGGGTGCTGGCCCCATCCTTATTCCTGTTCGCTCTGGCTGGCGGGGCCTGTGCCTTGACCAAGGATTTTCCGCTGCTGCTTCTCCTCCGCTTCTTGCAGGGGATCGGCGCGGCAGCCCTGCCCGCTATTAACGTTGCCCTGATCGGTGACCTCTATACCGGCAGGGAGCGGGACGCCGCTATGGGCTATAACACCAGTGTCCTCAGCCTTGGGGTGGCCAGCTATCCGGCCCTGGGTGGCCTCCTGGCAGCGGCAGGCTGGCAGTACCCTTTTTACCTCTCCCTGTTTGCCCTGCCGGTGGGCTTCTTTGTCCTGTTATTTCTGAAAAACCCGGAACCGAAGAGTAACCGTCCCCTCAAAGGCTACCTGGGCAATATCTGGCAGGCTGTGCGACAGCCTGATGTCGCTCTGCTCTTTTTGGCCACCCTGATCACCTTTATTATCCTCTACGGCTCCTATCTCACCTATTTTCCCCTTCTGCTCAGTCAGACCTTCAAGGCATCGACCCCGCTCATCGGCCTGATCATGTCCGGCATGGCCTGCACCATGGCTTTTACCTCTTCTCAAATGGGCAGGTTGGCAAAACATTATAGCAAGAAGCAGCTCCTGACAACGGCCTATATCTTTTATAGCGTGGCCCTGTTCCTGCTCCCCCTGGTGCCCAACCTCCCACTCCTCTTTTTCCCCCTGGTCCTCTTTGGCATGGGCCAGGGCCTGAATATTCCCACGGTTCAGACCATGCTGGCCGGACTGGCTCCATTGGAGTACCGGGCCTCCTTCATGGCGGTCAACAGTATGATCCTGCGGATGGGTCAGACCTTAGGGCCTCTCCTGATGGGAATTTTCTTTATGCTCTGGGGAACAGACGGGGCTTTTTATGCCGGGGCCAGTTGCGCCCTGGTTATGCTGACGGTCTTTGTGCTGGTGCTGAAAGATCCGGTCAGATGA
- a CDS encoding class I SAM-dependent methyltransferase — MREKHDWDKRYDEDDMPWDTGMPEITLINLIAQWPQGIKRVLEIGCGTGSNAVWLAEQGLEVTAMDISDKALALAEKRCAEHAVQCRLIRTDFLTCTPAGQYDLLFDRGCFHCTEEEATQRDFVQQATVHLKPGGFWLSLIGNKDQVSPEGKGPPRLSASEICTAVEPAFEILSLQSILKPSPKQPRPLRFWHCLMRMR, encoded by the coding sequence ATGCGAGAGAAACACGACTGGGATAAACGCTACGACGAGGACGATATGCCCTGGGATACGGGCATGCCGGAGATCACCCTGATCAATCTGATTGCTCAATGGCCCCAAGGCATTAAGCGGGTACTGGAGATCGGCTGTGGCACCGGCAGCAATGCAGTCTGGCTGGCTGAACAGGGCCTGGAGGTAACAGCAATGGATATCTCGGACAAGGCCCTTGCCCTGGCAGAAAAACGCTGCGCAGAACATGCCGTACAGTGTCGCCTGATCAGAACAGACTTTCTCACCTGCACCCCGGCTGGCCAGTACGACCTCCTCTTTGACCGGGGGTGTTTCCATTGCACAGAGGAAGAAGCAACACAAAGGGACTTTGTCCAGCAGGCTACGGTCCATCTCAAACCAGGCGGCTTTTGGCTAAGCCTGATCGGCAACAAAGACCAGGTATCGCCGGAAGGCAAAGGCCCTCCCCGGCTCTCTGCCAGCGAGATATGCACGGCAGTGGAGCCTGCCTTTGAGATCCTCAGCCTGCAATCTATACTTAAACCCTCGCCCAAGCAGCCCAGGCCACTCAGGTTCTGGCATTGCCTGATGCGGATGAGGTAA
- a CDS encoding glycosyltransferase, with amino-acid sequence MPTAGIKVLFIGKSWTVPYEVKVCENISGLFRDIASFAPDVLVTSEFAPGALNIAGLELRKKWIHINPDASDDEVTLAIDSCYIGTLFGPHHLDESLPLISIYTPTYNTGDFLRDTYQSLREQTYPNWEWCVVDDESSDGTWQKLLELAREDYRVRPMQIKHSGKIGHLKDVATRMANGRYLIELDHDDMLTDNAVEEVRQAFDAHPEVGMVYSNCASFFSDGSPHMFDGDFWKDRYRDTEYRGKIYRECLNPDIYDSFGPEHHQLFGWFLTVGPNHVRAYRADTLRSLGGYNRNFPVADDWELYARFFLHSKCLHLDKMLYLYRFHDAASNTTFTRNKSIQDHLELGRRHHAAEFIEYNKRRQEMSEDSLKDSENAE; translated from the coding sequence ATGCCCACAGCAGGGATAAAAGTGCTCTTTATTGGCAAGAGCTGGACCGTACCCTATGAAGTAAAAGTCTGCGAAAACATCAGCGGATTGTTCCGGGATATTGCCTCATTCGCCCCGGATGTCCTTGTCACCAGCGAGTTTGCTCCAGGGGCTTTAAATATTGCCGGGCTGGAGTTACGGAAAAAGTGGATACATATTAATCCCGATGCCTCGGATGACGAGGTGACCCTTGCTATTGACAGCTGCTATATCGGCACATTGTTCGGCCCCCATCATCTGGACGAGTCCCTGCCACTGATCAGCATCTATACGCCAACCTATAACACTGGGGATTTTCTCAGAGACACCTATCAATCTCTTCGTGAACAAACGTATCCGAACTGGGAATGGTGCGTGGTGGACGATGAATCCAGCGACGGTACTTGGCAGAAACTGCTTGAGCTGGCAAGGGAAGACTACCGGGTCCGTCCGATGCAGATAAAACACAGCGGCAAGATCGGACACCTGAAGGATGTCGCCACCCGGATGGCCAATGGCAGGTACCTGATCGAACTGGACCACGATGATATGCTCACCGATAATGCGGTGGAGGAGGTTCGTCAAGCCTTTGATGCCCATCCTGAAGTGGGGATGGTTTATTCAAACTGTGCCAGCTTTTTCTCCGATGGCAGCCCGCATATGTTCGACGGTGATTTCTGGAAGGATCGCTACCGGGATACTGAGTACCGGGGAAAGATATACAGAGAATGCCTCAATCCTGATATTTATGACAGCTTTGGCCCTGAGCATCATCAGCTGTTTGGCTGGTTTCTGACTGTCGGACCAAATCATGTCCGTGCATACCGGGCGGATACGCTGCGCAGTCTCGGAGGATACAATAGAAATTTTCCGGTTGCCGACGATTGGGAACTGTACGCAAGATTCTTCTTGCATTCAAAATGTCTGCACCTGGACAAGATGCTCTACCTCTACCGATTTCATGACGCAGCCTCCAACACGACTTTTACGCGCAATAAATCCATTCAGGATCATCTTGAGCTTGGCCGCCGTCATCATGCCGCCGAATTTATCGAATATAATAAGCGACGTCAGGAAATGTCTGAAGATTCGTTGAAAGATTCTGAAAATGCTGAATGA
- the queD gene encoding 6-carboxytetrahydropterin synthase QueD has protein sequence MFDVFIKTHFSGGHHLRDYPGNCEKPHGHNWKVKVTVRVQELDKLGMGIDFKVLKKEVNSVVDELDHCDLNEHPAFQDHNPSSEHIATFLFEQLTAGLKTERYSLYSVQVRETDSSGVIYYGA, from the coding sequence ATGTTTGATGTTTTTATAAAAACCCATTTCTCCGGGGGCCACCATCTCCGGGATTATCCTGGTAACTGTGAAAAACCACATGGCCATAACTGGAAGGTAAAGGTCACTGTGCGGGTGCAGGAACTGGACAAATTAGGGATGGGGATCGATTTTAAGGTCTTAAAAAAAGAGGTCAACAGCGTTGTTGATGAGTTGGATCACTGTGACCTGAACGAGCACCCTGCCTTTCAGGACCATAATCCCTCTTCCGAGCATATTGCCACCTTTCTTTTCGAGCAGCTGACAGCAGGTTTAAAAACAGAGCGTTACTCCCTCTATTCCGTGCAGGTCCGGGAAACCGACTCCAGCGGCGTGATTTATTACGGTGCCTGA
- a CDS encoding AAA-like domain-containing protein has translation MQKRTTASIKFFNTAGPVNLEDHYALPPLSRLDADEFLLLIQQKKYFAHHAPRQTGKTSLLLALMDYLNSGDEYICLYANIETAQTARNNVEQGMYEVTRTIAESASVYFKDKRLHQWIREEKEQRGSHGILEALLARWSRESAKPVVLLLDEVDALVGDTLISLLRQLRSGYNQRPAAFPQTVVLCGVRDVKDYRIRQADGEVITGGSAFNIKAESLRMGNFSQEEIHLLYQQHTQETGQAFAPEIFAEVWQDTQGQPWLVNALAYEMAWKDKSARDRTADITLQQYQAARERLIQSRATHLDQLADKLEEARVRRTVSLLLAGEETGFQLPTDYLVCLDSSNKYERSAKRCIITS, from the coding sequence TTGCAAAAAAGAACCACAGCCTCTATAAAATTCTTCAACACCGCAGGCCCGGTCAACCTGGAGGATCATTACGCCCTGCCGCCGCTCTCCCGGCTGGATGCGGATGAATTCCTCCTGCTGATCCAACAGAAGAAATACTTTGCCCACCACGCCCCCCGGCAGACCGGCAAGACCTCCCTCCTGCTCGCCCTGATGGACTATCTGAATAGCGGAGACGAGTATATATGCCTGTATGCCAATATTGAAACCGCCCAGACTGCACGGAACAATGTTGAACAGGGCATGTATGAGGTGACACGGACCATTGCGGAATCTGCCTCGGTCTATTTCAAAGATAAACGCCTGCATCAATGGATTAGAGAAGAAAAGGAACAACGTGGGAGCCACGGTATTCTGGAAGCGCTTCTGGCTCGTTGGTCCAGAGAAAGCGCAAAGCCTGTTGTCCTGCTTCTGGATGAGGTGGACGCCCTGGTCGGTGATACTCTGATTTCTTTGTTGCGTCAGCTCCGTAGCGGCTATAACCAGCGTCCTGCCGCCTTTCCCCAGACCGTGGTTCTTTGCGGTGTGCGGGATGTCAAGGATTACCGGATCCGGCAGGCGGACGGAGAGGTGATCACCGGCGGTTCTGCCTTTAACATCAAAGCGGAATCCCTGCGTATGGGCAACTTTAGCCAGGAAGAAATCCATCTGCTCTATCAACAGCATACCCAGGAAACCGGTCAGGCCTTTGCCCCGGAGATTTTTGCTGAAGTCTGGCAGGACACCCAGGGCCAGCCGTGGCTGGTCAATGCCCTGGCCTACGAGATGGCCTGGAAGGACAAGAGCGCCCGTGATCGTACGGCGGACATCACCTTGCAGCAGTATCAGGCTGCGCGGGAACGCCTGATCCAATCCCGCGCAACCCATCTTGATCAGCTGGCCGATAAGCTGGAGGAAGCACGGGTGCGACGAACGGTTTCCCTGCTCCTTGCCGGTGAGGAGACCGGGTTCCAGTTGCCGACAGATTATTTAGTGTGCCTAGATTCAAGTAATAAGTATGAACGTAGTGCTAAACGGTGCATAATAACCTCATGA
- a CDS encoding histidine phosphatase family protein: MKKIHLLRHAKSSWKDSTLTDMDRPLNKRGKRTCRFMAQHIAQAGCSFEYIFSSPALRAQTTIERIGKTLERDLCWQTAGQLFTFDQEVLFAWCRTLDETVREPLLIGHNPALTEFCNTLSNSTVKNIPTCGYVQLTIEQDCPWQELAEGVAELTVLLRPKKLMQ; encoded by the coding sequence ATGAAGAAAATCCATCTGCTCCGACACGCAAAGTCCAGCTGGAAAGACAGCACCCTGACCGATATGGACCGCCCTTTGAACAAACGCGGCAAGCGGACCTGCCGCTTCATGGCCCAGCATATTGCCCAGGCGGGCTGTTCTTTTGAGTATATCTTCTCCAGCCCAGCCCTCCGGGCCCAGACAACCATTGAACGCATTGGCAAAACCCTGGAGCGTGATCTTTGCTGGCAGACTGCGGGCCAGCTGTTCACCTTTGACCAGGAGGTCCTCTTTGCCTGGTGCAGGACACTGGATGAGACCGTACGCGAACCCCTGCTCATCGGCCATAACCCGGCCCTGACCGAATTCTGCAATACCCTCAGCAACAGCACTGTCAAAAATATCCCCACCTGCGGTTATGTCCAGCTGACCATTGAACAAGACTGCCCTTGGCAGGAACTCGCTGAAGGGGTTGCGGAGCTGACCGTCTTGCTTCGCCCGAAAAAACTGATGCAATGA
- a CDS encoding spore photoproduct lyase family protein translates to MSYGDPAKYITQLYVSEECQQDPYTQEIMQRSRLPVTVIGDRQHPVVAGAYPGNLSQGKHYLLLCRNRGQFFKPCPATREYTCCEYQVLNIGMGCPMDCVYCILQAYLNNPWISFFVNIQDLFAELDAAFAADPQTFLRIGTGEFTDSLALDSLTRFSPLLVDYMRDKENAVLELKSKSVVIDNLEGLDHGGRTLVAWSLNSPPIMEQEEIRTASLEERLAAAVRCADWGYRLAFHFDPIIWHEGWQEGYRATIRQLFRTVPADRIAWISLGALRYLPALRNIAAERFPQSRFFYEEFVEGLDGKARYFRSQRVEMYQLIADELARFAHPRTCIYFCMESENIWQEVFGSTPSEQGGLRAMLDRSVR, encoded by the coding sequence ATGTCCTACGGCGATCCAGCAAAATACATCACCCAACTCTATGTGAGCGAAGAGTGCCAGCAGGATCCCTATACCCAGGAGATCATGCAGCGGAGTCGGTTGCCAGTCACGGTCATTGGGGACCGGCAGCACCCTGTGGTTGCCGGGGCCTATCCGGGTAACCTGAGCCAGGGCAAACACTACCTCCTTCTCTGTCGGAACCGGGGCCAGTTCTTTAAGCCCTGTCCTGCTACCCGGGAGTACACCTGCTGTGAATACCAGGTCCTTAATATCGGCATGGGCTGCCCCATGGACTGCGTCTACTGCATTCTCCAGGCCTATCTCAATAACCCCTGGATCAGCTTCTTTGTCAATATCCAAGACCTGTTCGCTGAGCTGGATGCGGCCTTTGCCGCGGACCCGCAGACCTTTCTCCGTATCGGTACTGGCGAGTTCACCGACAGCCTGGCCCTGGACAGCCTGACTCGTTTTAGCCCCCTGTTGGTGGACTATATGCGGGATAAGGAGAACGCGGTCCTGGAGCTCAAGTCCAAGTCCGTGGTCATAGACAACCTGGAAGGGCTGGATCACGGCGGGCGTACCCTGGTGGCCTGGTCTCTGAACAGTCCTCCGATTATGGAACAGGAAGAGATCCGGACCGCCAGTCTGGAGGAGCGGCTGGCCGCTGCGGTCCGTTGTGCGGATTGGGGCTATCGCCTGGCCTTTCATTTTGATCCCATTATCTGGCATGAGGGCTGGCAGGAGGGCTACCGGGCCACCATCCGGCAGCTCTTTCGCACGGTGCCTGCGGACCGTATCGCCTGGATCAGTCTGGGGGCCCTGCGTTATCTGCCCGCCTTACGCAATATCGCTGCTGAGCGCTTTCCCCAGTCCAGGTTTTTCTATGAGGAGTTTGTGGAGGGGCTGGACGGCAAGGCCCGTTATTTCCGGAGTCAGCGGGTGGAGATGTACCAGCTCATCGCTGATGAGCTGGCCCGCTTTGCCCATCCCCGCACCTGCATCTACTTTTGCATGGAGAGCGAGAATATCTGGCAGGAGGTTTTTGGCTCTACCCCGAGCGAGCAGGGCGGCCTGCGGGCTATGTTGGATCGTAGTGTGCGGTAG
- a CDS encoding type II toxin-antitoxin system VapC family toxin — protein sequence MVILDTNAVIYLLNNQLATPLAEDAYGISVITEIELLSFSGLSDKHENLLRNLFRDILIHPLDENIKNETIALKRTRKLKTPDAIICATALVNKATLLTNDKQLLHVTGLDARPLQLLP from the coding sequence ATGGTGATTCTTGACACTAATGCTGTTATCTACCTGCTCAACAATCAACTGGCAACACCGCTTGCTGAAGATGCGTACGGTATATCTGTCATTACCGAAATCGAATTACTTTCTTTCTCCGGGCTTTCCGATAAGCATGAAAACTTGCTTAGAAATCTTTTCCGTGACATCCTTATCCACCCGCTGGATGAAAACATTAAAAATGAAACTATTGCCCTAAAAAGAACTCGTAAACTGAAAACCCCTGACGCTATCATCTGCGCGACAGCTCTTGTCAATAAGGCAACCTTGCTCACCAATGACAAACAACTTCTTCATGTAACCGGGCTGGACGCAAGGCCTCTTCAGTTGTTGCCATAA
- a CDS encoding HigA family addiction module antitoxin, with protein MILTKRQPVSAGEMITEEFMAPQEITQVQLAAAMGVSRKTVNELCTGKRAITVDTALMLAKVFGNTAHFWLNLQQRNDLWEALHSPKRMDRINRARPIGKQ; from the coding sequence ATGATTCTTACTAAACGTCAGCCTGTGAGTGCCGGGGAAATGATTACTGAAGAGTTTATGGCACCGCAGGAGATTACTCAGGTACAGCTGGCTGCTGCAATGGGTGTAAGCCGGAAGACTGTCAACGAGCTTTGTACTGGCAAGAGAGCGATAACAGTTGATACTGCTCTGATGCTGGCTAAGGTGTTCGGCAATACAGCACATTTTTGGCTGAATCTTCAGCAGCGTAATGACCTTTGGGAGGCTCTGCATTCTCCGAAAAGAATGGACCGGATTAATCGGGCAAGGCCAATAGGTAAACAATAG